A stretch of Schistocerca nitens isolate TAMUIC-IGC-003100 chromosome 6, iqSchNite1.1, whole genome shotgun sequence DNA encodes these proteins:
- the LOC126262681 gene encoding trypsin alpha-3-like translates to MLRTGLVLLLVVALCGASTSPLVKPIQGSKAWRPRLDGRIVGGSAVSISQYPWQLYFTMGNYMCGASIISNTWALSAAHCVDGYSTSQMLLRAGTSTRGSGGTTHNIATGYMHGSYSNYDYDIAVVQVSNAFSFNSNVQAVGLTSSEPSAGTTVTATGWGATSSGGSASNTLLAVNVQIIDRNTCNRSYGSITSRMICAGVTGGGKDACQGDSGGPLVSGSTQVGIVSFGNGCALANYPGVYTNVANLRSWIQQASGV, encoded by the exons ATGTTGCGAACTGGTTTGGTCTTACTCCTGGTGGTGGCCCTCTGTGGCGCCTCTACGTCTCCCCTGGTGAAGCCCATCCAGGGGAGCAAGGCCTGGAGGCCACGTCTGGATGGCCGGATCGTCGGTGGTTCCGCTGTCAGCATCTCCCAGTACCCGTGGCAGCTCTACTTCACCAT GGGCAACTACATGTGTGGTGCCTCAATCATCAGCAACACCTGGGCTCTCTCCGCGGCCCACTGTGTAGACGGCTACTCCACCAGCCAGATGCTGCTGCGCGCTGGCACCTCCACCAGGGGTAGCGGTGGCACCACCCACAACATCGCCACCGGCTACATGCACGGAAGCTACTCTAATTACGACTACGACATCGCCGTCGTGCAGGTATCCAACGCCTTCAGCTTCAACAGCAACGTGCAGGCCGTGGGTCTGACCTCGTCGGAGCCCTCTGCTGGAACGACCGTAACAGCCACCGGCTGGGGTGCGACCTCATCTGGCGGCAGTGCCTCCAACACGCTGCTGGCGGTGAACGTCCAGATCATTGACCGCAACACGTGCAACCGTTCGTACGGCAGCATCACCAGCCGCATGATCTGCGCTGGAGTGACCGGAGGCGGCAAGGACGCCTGCCAGGGAGACAGCGGCGGTCCTCTGGTGTCCGGCTCCACCCAGGTGGGCATCGTCTCCTTTGGCAACGGATGCGCCTTGGCCAACTACCCGGGCGTTTACACCAACGTAGCCAACCTGAGGTCCTGGATCCAACAAGCTTCTGGCGTCTAA